The DNA segment TTTTTTTCGATCGTCATTCCGAACGCACTGAGGAATTCCCTAAGGCGAAGCGGTAAGAAATCGGACGAGATCCTTCACTTCGTTCAGGATGACGAAATGATAAAAGCGGGGCGTTGCGGGTAAGATATATGGCGATCCTTTGACTTCGCTCGCTATGAGGCTTTGCCTCTACGCGGACCTTCGGTGCAGGATGACGAATTTGGAAAAAAGCACGTCATTCCGAGCAGGCGCGAAGGCGCCGTCGTCGAGGAATCCCCGAATGCGAAGCAGTGGGAAGCGGATGAGATCCTTCGACACGCTCGCCGGTTGCTCGCGGCTCAGGATGACGATTCGGAAAACGATCTGCGCAGGCAGCCTTCTCTGTCATTTCGACCGAAGCGAAGCGGAGTGGAAAAATCGCCGAATCCTTGCCGATTACTCGGGATAGAAAGAAATCGGATGAGATCCTTCACTTTGTTCAGGATGACGAAATGATAAAAGCGGGGCGTTGCGGGTAACTGTACAAGGCGATCCCTCGGGTGCCTCGGGATGACGAATTTGGAAAAAGCGTTGCTTCGGAGGTGGGAGTACAAGGCGATCCTTCACTTCGTTCAGGATGACGAATGGAAAAAGCACGTCATTCCGAGCAGGCGCGAGGGCGCCGTCGTCGAGGAATCCCCGAATGCGAAGCAGTGGGAAGCGGATGAGATCCTTCGACACGCTCGGGATGATCGATTATAAAGTCATTTCGAGCTTGCCGAGAAATCGCCGATTACGCGCCTTGAAATAACGGCATCGGAAAGATTCCTCTTATTCGCTGAAATTCAAAGCGAAGAGGCGGACGATGATCTCCGCCATTTCTTTCGGGCTTTCTCTTTCGTCCTTATTCAGCCAGCTTTTGACGAGTTCGTACGCACCGAACAGGACGAATCGGTTGATGTATTCGTTTTCGTTTTTCGAGGTTTTCGGCGTTCGCTTTTTCAATGAATTTTTGATGACCGTTAAAGAAAAGAGTTTTTGCGGGAATTCGGGGTCTACGTTGGAATTGATCAAAAGCCGAACGAATTCGATGTCCTTTTCGAAAAAGGCGAGGATCTTTTCCACGCTGCTTCCGCTGTTTTCCGTGTCTTCCGCGATCATCTTTGCGGTCAGATCCAAAAGATCCGTTTCCATATCGTCC comes from the Clostridia bacterium genome and includes:
- a CDS encoding TetR/AcrR family transcriptional regulator; the protein is MEKKEDRRIAMTKRMLKNALTEMLKERDIYHVSIRELCERADVNRTTFYKHYGSQFELLDDMETDLLDLTAKMIAEDTENSGSSVEKILAFFEKDIEFVRLLINSNVDPEFPQKLFSLTVIKNSLKKRTPKTSKNENEYINRFVLFGAYELVKSWLNKDERESPKEMAEIIVRLFALNFSE